In 'Nostoc azollae' 0708, the following are encoded in one genomic region:
- a CDS encoding ABC transporter ATP-binding protein, with translation MSTSKILLRFSKPYSKLILLTISLGFSGALFNGVSTAIIVPVILKIVGQPVDLQGAPGILRFMLNPFNGVAESYRIGVMSGAILAIITLKNLATYAGSLTSISLTRMITSDMREAGISMLLEVDVDYYTTIKIGDLINRLGGEISRASTVINNSVKLITLSITILVFIGLLLSISWQLTIAATSLMLLVTLVNQYFINRSKKSGKQLSEVSKGYSIAVLEVLNGIRLLKSTGNEGKEYKRIKKLIKMREQADFQDQANSQIIAPLSEVLGIACLLLIVTLSKTLFAEQVTSISTVLLTYLLVLLRLLPLVSQLNGLRSNFASTAASVDMVSQFLRLDDKPFMGNGKLPYKKLKEGVHFKSISFGYTNNDRQVLKEVDLYLRCGTTLALVGSSGAGKSTLADLLARFYDPTSGCITFDGIDLRDFDLVSVRKIMGIVSQDTFLFNDSVRNNIAYCKPEATESEIIQVAKLANAYEFISKLPEQFDTVIGDRGVMLSGGQKQRLAIARALLQNPEILILDEATSALDTVSERLVQCALDELSRDRTTLVIAHRLSTVCKADQIAVLDQGRVVEVGNHQELLQKGGYYAHLYSMQFPNNTDTSSKPNQSLIRISYEIRTELNSLIGLLLLVIHDLVDDAQERQELLEQSYKAVWRIINTVDFFEDVINRQTKGQLVVIAEQNDSRITGYYQKLICIFDELRSSLNPTLVCLRTVTNNVINKDEFQSQLLTGAYESFIYILGDLRKFEDSIKL, from the coding sequence ATGTCTACCAGCAAGATACTACTAAGGTTCTCTAAGCCTTATTCAAAGTTGATTTTACTAACAATATCATTAGGATTTTCTGGAGCATTATTTAATGGTGTGAGTACAGCTATAATTGTTCCAGTGATTTTAAAAATAGTGGGACAACCAGTAGATTTACAAGGTGCTCCTGGTATTTTAAGATTCATGCTCAACCCGTTTAATGGTGTAGCAGAAAGTTACAGGATTGGAGTAATGTCTGGGGCAATTTTAGCCATAATTACTTTGAAAAACTTAGCTACTTATGCTGGTTCATTAACATCTATTTCTCTAACCCGGATGATAACCTCCGACATGCGAGAAGCTGGAATTAGTATGTTATTAGAAGTAGATGTAGATTATTACACCACGATAAAAATTGGCGATTTAATCAACCGTCTAGGTGGAGAAATAAGTCGTGCATCTACTGTTATTAATAACAGCGTCAAGTTAATTACTCTATCAATTACAATTCTAGTCTTTATTGGTTTATTGTTGTCAATTTCTTGGCAATTAACCATTGCAGCAACGAGTTTAATGCTGTTAGTAACCCTAGTTAATCAGTATTTCATTAATCGGTCTAAAAAATCTGGAAAACAACTTAGTGAAGTGTCTAAAGGTTATTCAATAGCTGTTCTGGAAGTTTTAAATGGGATTAGATTACTTAAGTCAACAGGTAATGAGGGAAAAGAATATAAACGCATAAAGAAATTAATTAAGATGCGTGAGCAAGCAGATTTTCAAGATCAGGCAAATTCACAAATAATTGCACCATTAAGTGAAGTTCTAGGAATTGCTTGTCTACTGCTGATTGTAACCTTAAGTAAAACTTTATTTGCTGAACAAGTTACGTCAATTTCCACAGTACTGCTGACGTATTTATTGGTATTATTGCGATTGCTGCCACTAGTTTCTCAGCTAAATGGTCTTCGCAGTAACTTTGCCAGTACTGCCGCCAGTGTAGATATGGTGAGTCAGTTTTTAAGGCTAGATGATAAGCCCTTTATGGGTAATGGCAAACTTCCCTACAAAAAATTAAAAGAGGGAGTGCATTTTAAATCTATTTCTTTTGGCTATACGAACAATGACAGGCAAGTACTTAAAGAAGTCGATTTATATTTACGCTGTGGTACAACTCTAGCATTAGTTGGTAGTTCAGGTGCCGGTAAATCTACACTGGCAGACCTTTTAGCAAGATTTTACGATCCAACAAGTGGTTGTATTACTTTCGATGGCATAGATTTGCGAGATTTTGATTTGGTATCTGTGCGGAAAATTATGGGAATTGTTAGTCAAGATACTTTTCTTTTTAATGATTCGGTGCGGAATAACATAGCTTATTGTAAGCCAGAAGCGACAGAATCAGAAATTATCCAAGTAGCAAAGCTGGCTAATGCCTATGAATTTATTAGTAAACTCCCTGAACAATTTGATACTGTGATAGGCGATCGTGGTGTGATGTTATCCGGTGGACAAAAACAAAGATTAGCGATCGCACGCGCACTGCTCCAAAACCCCGAAATCCTGATTTTGGACGAAGCTACCAGCGCATTAGACACTGTTTCCGAACGGTTGGTACAATGTGCACTTGATGAACTGAGTCGAGATCGCACTACCTTAGTAATTGCTCACCGACTTTCCACAGTTTGCAAAGCTGATCAGATTGCCGTCTTAGATCAAGGAAGAGTAGTAGAAGTTGGCAATCATCAAGAACTACTTCAAAAAGGCGGTTATTATGCTCACCTGTATTCAATGCAATTTCCTAACAATACTGATACTTCCAGCAAGCCTAACCAAAGCTTAATCCGCATATCTTATGAAATTCGGACCGAACTAAATTCATTAATCGGATTACTACTATTAGTAATACATGATCTTGTAGACGATGCTCAAGAACGTCAAGAATTACTTGAACAATCTTATAAAGCAGTATGGAGAATTATTAACACTGTCGATTTTTTTGAAGATGTAATTAATCGACAAACTAAAGGACAATTAGTTGTGATTGCCGAGCAGAATGATAGCAGGATTACTGGCTATTATCAAAAGTTAATATGTATATTCGATGAACTCCGATCTAGTCTAAATCCTACATTAGTTTGCCTTCGTACAGTTACTAATAATGTAATAAACAAGGATGAGTTTCAAAGTCAATTACTAACAGGAGCTTATGAATCTTTTATCTATATCCTTGGAGATTTACGAAAATTTGAAGATAGTATTAAACTATGA